One window from the genome of Nitrospirota bacterium encodes:
- a CDS encoding dCTP deaminase produces the protein MVKNDRWIIEMAKKGMIEPFEEDQIKKGISFGVGSYGYDMRISDEFRIFRSENRSFVDPKNSDPDNFIHFKGDVCTIPPNSFVLAQSLEYFRIPREVVVICFGKSTYARSGIIVNVTPLEPEWEGHVTISISNTSPLPAKLYGNEGISQILFLGSDEVCEISYADKKGKYQAQKGITHSKI, from the coding sequence ATGGTAAAGAACGACCGCTGGATAATTGAGATGGCAAAGAAGGGGATGATAGAACCCTTTGAAGAGGATCAGATAAAAAAAGGCATATCATTCGGCGTAGGCTCATACGGCTATGACATGAGGATATCAGATGAGTTCAGGATATTCAGGAGCGAGAACAGGTCTTTTGTGGATCCGAAGAACAGCGACCCTGATAACTTCATCCATTTCAAAGGCGATGTCTGCACAATCCCGCCGAACTCTTTCGTTCTCGCGCAGTCGCTTGAATACTTCAGGATACCGAGAGAGGTTGTGGTCATATGCTTCGGTAAATCAACATACGCAAGGAGCGGCATCATTGTAAACGTGACACCTCTTGAACCCGAATGGGAAGGCCATGTGACGATATCGATATCAAACACCTCGCCGCTTCCGGCAAAACTATACGGCAACGAGGGCATATCACAGATATTATTTCTCGGCTCGGATGAAGTATGCGAAATATCTTACGCTGACAAGAAGGGTAAATATCAGGCGCAGAAAGGCATCACACATTCTAAAATTTAA
- a CDS encoding inositol-3-phosphate synthase, protein MNKIRIAIAGIGNCASSLIQGIEYYKNKNAEDAVGLMHWDIGGYKPYDIEVVAAFDIDKRKVGKDVSEAVFALPNCTAVFCKDIPETGVKVIMGRILDGFSRHMNEYDPKRTFILSGEDEAVREDIVRTLKETGAEMLLNYLPVGSEEGSKFYAECALEAGIGFINNMPVFIASDPEWARRFMEKGLPVIGDDIKAQIGATITHRTLADLFQKRGVKIDRTYQLNTGGNTDFLNMLNRSRLASKKTSKTEAVQSILNERMEPDNIHIGPSDYVPWQNDNKVCFIRMEGRIFGDVPMNLELRLSVEDSPNSAGVAIDSVRCCKLALQRGKGGALYSPSAYFMKHPPKQFSDDIAFRMVEEFISGQDIEGENIGNGHNAELIRKAISDSN, encoded by the coding sequence ATGAATAAGATCAGGATAGCCATAGCCGGAATTGGAAACTGCGCAAGCTCATTGATACAGGGCATCGAGTACTATAAAAACAAAAATGCTGAAGATGCGGTAGGGCTGATGCACTGGGATATCGGAGGCTACAAGCCATATGATATTGAGGTTGTGGCCGCTTTTGATATTGATAAGAGAAAGGTCGGCAAGGATGTTTCCGAGGCTGTCTTCGCGCTTCCCAATTGTACCGCTGTTTTTTGTAAAGATATTCCAGAGACAGGGGTAAAGGTGATTATGGGCAGGATACTTGACGGCTTCTCAAGGCATATGAATGAATACGATCCCAAACGCACATTCATACTCAGCGGCGAGGATGAAGCAGTCAGAGAAGATATTGTAAGGACGCTCAAGGAAACAGGCGCCGAGATGCTTCTTAACTATCTCCCGGTAGGCTCTGAAGAAGGCTCGAAATTCTATGCTGAATGCGCGCTTGAGGCAGGCATAGGTTTTATAAATAATATGCCGGTATTCATAGCAAGCGACCCTGAATGGGCAAGGCGGTTCATGGAGAAGGGGCTTCCGGTAATAGGCGATGACATAAAGGCGCAGATAGGCGCAACCATAACTCACAGGACCCTGGCCGACCTGTTTCAGAAGAGGGGAGTGAAGATTGACAGAACGTATCAGCTTAATACAGGCGGCAACACCGATTTCCTTAATATGCTCAACAGGAGCAGGCTCGCTTCAAAGAAGACATCCAAGACCGAGGCGGTGCAGTCAATTCTTAACGAGAGGATGGAGCCGGACAATATCCACATAGGCCCGAGCGATTATGTTCCGTGGCAGAATGACAACAAGGTCTGCTTTATTCGCATGGAGGGCAGGATATTCGGAGATGTGCCGATGAACCTTGAACTCAGGCTCTCTGTTGAGGACTCTCCAAACTCCGCCGGCGTTGCCATAGATTCCGTAAGATGTTGTAAACTTGCGCTCCAGAGAGGGAAGGGTGGCGCACTTTATTCACCATCCGCCTACTTTATGAAGCACCCTCCAAAACAGTTCAGCGATGATATAGCCTTCAGGATGGTGGAAGAGTTTATATCAGGCCAGGACATAGAGGGTGAGAATATAGGGAACGGGCATAATGCCGAATTGATCCGGAAAGCCATCTCGGACAGCAACTGA